Proteins encoded in a region of the Isosphaeraceae bacterium EP7 genome:
- a CDS encoding DUF1559 domain-containing protein codes for MIRPLRTHAAAVRRAFTLIELLVVISIIAVLIALLLPAVQSARESARRIQCTNNLKQLGLAMHNYHDTIGAFPLGRTIPQAVSYSPLARLLPFIEQSNLGNALNFAVGWTDPAITTATASSVASFVCPSDASTKVPATYGSGTSYRSNEGTSVAMWYGVSDTTGVNKTVAAPNGMFYSDQMIRMADVIDGTSNTAAFSEHLRGDFDQTVSTDKLDTYRPGTYPATPDEAVALCRATDVKNLSMQGYSNVGAPWIYGYHSTTSYWHSGPPNSRSCMFPPSRIMTTANSNHSGGVNLLMVDGSVRFSKDTINIAAWRGIGTRSGGEIISADAF; via the coding sequence ATGATCCGTCCCTTGCGCACTCATGCCGCGGCGGTTCGCCGCGCGTTCACTCTGATCGAGCTTCTCGTCGTCATCAGCATCATCGCCGTGCTCATCGCGCTGCTGCTTCCGGCCGTGCAGTCGGCCCGCGAGTCGGCCAGGCGCATCCAGTGCACCAACAACCTGAAGCAGCTCGGGCTGGCGATGCACAACTATCACGACACCATCGGGGCCTTCCCGCTGGGCCGGACGATCCCGCAGGCCGTGTCGTACTCCCCGCTGGCCAGGCTGCTGCCGTTCATCGAGCAGAGCAACCTGGGGAATGCGCTGAACTTCGCCGTCGGCTGGACCGATCCTGCGATCACGACGGCAACGGCGTCGTCGGTGGCCTCGTTCGTCTGCCCGTCGGACGCCAGCACGAAGGTCCCGGCGACGTACGGCAGCGGCACGAGCTACCGGTCCAATGAGGGGACGAGCGTCGCCATGTGGTACGGCGTCAGCGACACCACCGGCGTGAACAAGACGGTCGCGGCCCCCAACGGGATGTTCTACTCGGATCAGATGATCCGGATGGCCGACGTCATCGACGGCACGAGCAACACCGCCGCGTTCAGCGAGCACCTGCGGGGCGACTTCGACCAGACGGTCTCCACCGACAAGCTCGACACCTACCGCCCCGGCACCTACCCGGCGACCCCCGATGAGGCCGTCGCCCTCTGCCGGGCCACGGACGTGAAGAACCTGTCGATGCAGGGCTACTCAAACGTCGGGGCCCCCTGGATTTACGGCTACCACTCGACGACCAGCTACTGGCACTCGGGGCCGCCGAACTCGCGCTCGTGCATGTTCCCGCCGTCGAGAATCATGACCACGGCCAATAGCAACCACTCCGGCGGCGTGAACCTGCTCATGGTCGACGGCTCGGTGCGGTTCAGCAAGGACACGATCAACATCGCCGCCTGGCGAGGGATCGGCACGAGGTCCGGCGGCGAGATCATCAGCGCGGACGCCTTCTGA